Proteins co-encoded in one Centroberyx gerrardi isolate f3 chromosome 18, fCenGer3.hap1.cur.20231027, whole genome shotgun sequence genomic window:
- the serinc1 gene encoding serine incorporator 1 isoform X2 codes for MGAVLGLCSMIPCLCGSAPCLLCRCCPSGNNSTVTRLIYAFFLLLGVGIACIMLMPGMEGQLKKIPGFCEGGTGSSIPGVEGHVNCDVLVGYKAVYRVCFGMAMFFLLFSLLMIKVKSSQDPRASLHNGFWFFKFAAAAAITIGAFFIPEGPFTTVWFYMGMAGAFCFILIQLVLLIDFAHSWNESWVEKMEEGNSRCWYAALLSATTVNYVLSLVSLVMFYVYYTHSDGCTENKAFISVNMLLCIGASVLSILPQIQESQPRSGLLQSSLVTLYTMYLTWSAMTNEPDRKCNPSLLGIIGLNSTGPAGQDHVVQWWDAQGIVGLILFLMCVLYSSIRNSSNAQVNKLTLTSDESALIEDGPQSDNFDEGDGPNRAVDNEKDGVTYSYSFFHFMLFLASLYIMMTLTNWYSPDSTYETMTSKWPSVWVKISSSWICIALYVWTLVAPLVLVNRDFD; via the exons ATGGGGGCCGTTCTCGGATTGTGCTCCATG ATCCCCTGCCTCTGTGGCAGCGCCCCCTGCCTGCTGTGCCGGTGCTGTCCCAGCGGAAACAACTCCACCGTGACTCGCCTCATCTATGCCTTCTTCTTGCTGCTGGGAGTGGGCATTGCCTGCATCATGCTGATGCCTGGCATGGAGGGGCAGCTCAAGAAG ATCCCAGGGTTTTGTGAAGGAGGGACGGGCTCGTCTATCCCCGGTGTGGAGGGTCACGTGAACTGCGACGTGCTGGTCGGCTACAAGGCCGTGTACCGCGTCTGCTTCGGCATGGCCATGTTCttcctgctcttctctctgctcatGATCAAAGTCAAGAGCAGTCAGGACCCGCGAGCTTCGCTACACAACGG ATTTTGGTTCTTTAAAtttgctgcagctgctgccatCACCATCGGCGCCTTCTTCATCCCAGAGGGTCCCTTCACTACTG TGTGGTTCTATATGGGCATGGCTGGGGCCTTCTGTTTCATCCTCATCCAGCTTGTCTTACTCATCGACTTCGCCCATTCCTGGAACGAGTCCTGGGttgagaagatggaggagggcaACTCCCGCTGCTGGTACGCAG ctctgttgTCAGCCACCACAGTGAACTACGTGCTGTCTCTGGTTTCCCTGGTCATGTTCTATGTCTACTACACCCACTCTGACGGCTGCACCGAGAACAAGGCCTTCATCAGCGTCAACATGCTGCTCTGCATCGGCGCCTCCGTCCTGTCCATCTTGCCTCAGATCCAG GAATCCCAACCCAGGTCTGGCTTGCTGCAGTCTTCCCTGGTCACCCTGTACACCATGTACCTGACCTGGTCTGCCATGACCAACGAGCCTG acaggaagtgtaaCCCGAGCCTTCTGGGTATTATCGGGCTGAACAGCACCGGTCCCGCCGGTCAGGACCACGTGGTCCAGTGGTGGGATGCCCAGGGCATCGTGGGATTGATCCTCTTCCTCATGTGTGTCCTCTACTCCAG CATCCGCAACTCGTCCAACGCCCAGGTCAACAAGCTGACGCTGACCAGCGACGAGTCGGCGTTGATCGAGGACGGGCCCCAGAGTGACAACTTCGACGAGGGCGACGGCCCCAACCGAGCCGTGGACAACGAGAAGGATGGGGTCACCTACTCCTACTCCTTCTTCCACTTCATGCTGTTCCTGGCGTCGCTCTACATCATGATGACCCTCACCAACTGGTACAG CCCCGACTCCACCTACGAGACGATGACCAGCAAGTGGCCATCGGTCTGGGTGAAGATCTCCTCCAGCTGGATCTGCATCGCCCTCTACGTCTGGACGCTGGTCGCCCCGCTGGTCCTGGTCAACAGAGACTTTGACTGA
- the serinc1 gene encoding serine incorporator 1 isoform X1 codes for MGAVLGLCSMASWIPCLCGSAPCLLCRCCPSGNNSTVTRLIYAFFLLLGVGIACIMLMPGMEGQLKKIPGFCEGGTGSSIPGVEGHVNCDVLVGYKAVYRVCFGMAMFFLLFSLLMIKVKSSQDPRASLHNGFWFFKFAAAAAITIGAFFIPEGPFTTVWFYMGMAGAFCFILIQLVLLIDFAHSWNESWVEKMEEGNSRCWYAALLSATTVNYVLSLVSLVMFYVYYTHSDGCTENKAFISVNMLLCIGASVLSILPQIQESQPRSGLLQSSLVTLYTMYLTWSAMTNEPDRKCNPSLLGIIGLNSTGPAGQDHVVQWWDAQGIVGLILFLMCVLYSSIRNSSNAQVNKLTLTSDESALIEDGPQSDNFDEGDGPNRAVDNEKDGVTYSYSFFHFMLFLASLYIMMTLTNWYSPDSTYETMTSKWPSVWVKISSSWICIALYVWTLVAPLVLVNRDFD; via the exons ATGGGGGCCGTTCTCGGATTGTGCTCCATGGCGAGTTGG ATCCCCTGCCTCTGTGGCAGCGCCCCCTGCCTGCTGTGCCGGTGCTGTCCCAGCGGAAACAACTCCACCGTGACTCGCCTCATCTATGCCTTCTTCTTGCTGCTGGGAGTGGGCATTGCCTGCATCATGCTGATGCCTGGCATGGAGGGGCAGCTCAAGAAG ATCCCAGGGTTTTGTGAAGGAGGGACGGGCTCGTCTATCCCCGGTGTGGAGGGTCACGTGAACTGCGACGTGCTGGTCGGCTACAAGGCCGTGTACCGCGTCTGCTTCGGCATGGCCATGTTCttcctgctcttctctctgctcatGATCAAAGTCAAGAGCAGTCAGGACCCGCGAGCTTCGCTACACAACGG ATTTTGGTTCTTTAAAtttgctgcagctgctgccatCACCATCGGCGCCTTCTTCATCCCAGAGGGTCCCTTCACTACTG TGTGGTTCTATATGGGCATGGCTGGGGCCTTCTGTTTCATCCTCATCCAGCTTGTCTTACTCATCGACTTCGCCCATTCCTGGAACGAGTCCTGGGttgagaagatggaggagggcaACTCCCGCTGCTGGTACGCAG ctctgttgTCAGCCACCACAGTGAACTACGTGCTGTCTCTGGTTTCCCTGGTCATGTTCTATGTCTACTACACCCACTCTGACGGCTGCACCGAGAACAAGGCCTTCATCAGCGTCAACATGCTGCTCTGCATCGGCGCCTCCGTCCTGTCCATCTTGCCTCAGATCCAG GAATCCCAACCCAGGTCTGGCTTGCTGCAGTCTTCCCTGGTCACCCTGTACACCATGTACCTGACCTGGTCTGCCATGACCAACGAGCCTG acaggaagtgtaaCCCGAGCCTTCTGGGTATTATCGGGCTGAACAGCACCGGTCCCGCCGGTCAGGACCACGTGGTCCAGTGGTGGGATGCCCAGGGCATCGTGGGATTGATCCTCTTCCTCATGTGTGTCCTCTACTCCAG CATCCGCAACTCGTCCAACGCCCAGGTCAACAAGCTGACGCTGACCAGCGACGAGTCGGCGTTGATCGAGGACGGGCCCCAGAGTGACAACTTCGACGAGGGCGACGGCCCCAACCGAGCCGTGGACAACGAGAAGGATGGGGTCACCTACTCCTACTCCTTCTTCCACTTCATGCTGTTCCTGGCGTCGCTCTACATCATGATGACCCTCACCAACTGGTACAG CCCCGACTCCACCTACGAGACGATGACCAGCAAGTGGCCATCGGTCTGGGTGAAGATCTCCTCCAGCTGGATCTGCATCGCCCTCTACGTCTGGACGCTGGTCGCCCCGCTGGTCCTGGTCAACAGAGACTTTGACTGA